The stretch of DNA GAGGAACCTATTCTTGAACACCACAAATATACTGTCATTGTgtaacacacacaaagaaaagaggCAGAGGTAGAAGTGTTTCCTTTCAGGCTATTCAACAAGTCAGACTAGGTTTGGAACTAGAAGTGCTTTTCACTTCTACTGCTATGTTGATGgataaactggttttttttctgggaattaTGTAAGTAAAGGTCTTAAAGAGCTTTCTGCAAACTGAACTCCTTCAGATTGGGAATTTCCTAAAGGCTTTATAGCACAGGTTCTcagctctttgctttttaattaatcaTTAGCAACTATGCTCCATAGGAAAATCTATCAATCTTTAAGACCATATGAGAATGTGCATCTTCTGTTTCATGCTGAAAGGGTGTCTTCTGTCAATTTGTCAGTGGTTGATCACTTGCTTACCCAGAAGTCACAATGACATCAAATGAAAGAGTGTCAAATATGAAGTAACAATCCCCAATCATATTCTGAAGGTTCAGAGGGTGCAAATCTTACTATAAAAGTACCTTTAGGTTTCAAAAAAGGGACTAATGGAAAGGGTCACTTGTATCTTCAAGgcttaaacaacaaaaaaagacctCTACAAATCACAACTGCTAAGTCTTTTATAATCTCATGCCTTTAAAACTAACTATTATCAAGATTTTTTGAGGTTTGACTCATGAGTCTTGGCAGTTTGTGATTGGCCAGTACTGAGTAACAGATGGATGATTCAGATTCAGATTGTATTTAATTATCTGTGAATTCAGAGctgtaataaaatgaaattaattccatGAAAGTACATAAATTAACCACAAAATGCGAACATGTTGTAACTacatagagaaaaaatatcagGATAGGGAAAATATCCTTCAGAAAACTGTAACCAGTATTTTACAGAACCCTTACAGCAAAATCATTCTACATCCTTTCACCATAATTTTGAGGTCAAGTCAGTTAAACtccctttctgctttgcattccAAGTAAATAGAATTGGTGGTTTGAGGTATACATAGAAAAGCCTATCTATCAGGTGcatattttgtaataaatattaaatgtgaTGAGATAGAGAACAGGTGGCAACTTATGCCAATGAACAatgaaatgtttctcttttttggtATTCATGTTATTCTTAATAAATTATGACTGCAGCTGAGTAAATAGTTCAtagtaaataatttattcataGGCAGCTTCTGAATCAGCCTGCTGGATATGTGGAAATAAATTAGGCTTAGCTATGACGCTTTTGTTTGGGAGttgatttcttttcaaagtctGACTAATACATTGGCTTGCTGAtagcagttttaaaaattcagaactgAAGCTCTTATGTTGAGTTACAAGTATCTAGATACATGGAGAAGTATTTCAATGTCAAAATCAGAGGAAACCAAACTATAATTTAAGACTACTGTATACAGTAATTGAAAATGTAGTTACCAAGAACCCAACCCTTACAGTTCTTACACTTGTCAGTAATGCTCTTAAATAGgctttctttctaaaattactTATAACAAACATGTAAATGTTTGAATGTTTGATTATagcttgaaaatgttttgttgttctCATGAGTCTAACTGTAAGTGGATATTCAACTGCTAACACAAATTGCTCCCTCTGATCTTATAGAGAAAGCAAGACCATAAGTGTAGCACTTTCTGACGAGTCTCTCAAGTTGAGTCATGCCAGAGATGAAGGGTGCAATTGGTGTAATATGTTTCTCTGTGCACAATTTTAGCAAATCTGGCTCATTATCTCCTCAAACCCTGTGCAACTCTTGCACCATTTCTTTGCCCTAGATTCCTCCTCAGAAATGAGGCCTATTGGGACATTCATAACCCCATTTCCAAGGTCTCTTTTAAGAGCTTATACAGTGCAGAGTGTCAGCTCTGCAATGAAATGAGGCTACCACAGCCAAGTGTGGCTTCGCCCTTTGACCAGTGGAGCAGCTGATAATAATATGGCCTTGTTCTTTGTTAATGACATTGAttgcttctgctgtgctgaaaaCGAACCCACTCCAACAGTTTGGTTGAAGAGGCAACATGTTGTTTCAGATTCTTATTTAAAACATTGCATAACTtccattcaggaaaaaaacccacctctTCCTTAGAGAGGTAGGGGTTTATCTGGTTTGCTGCTGAAGAACAGCCACCActatttgtcctttttttaaatagggCACCTTATCAATCTGACCAAAAGTTTATTTAAAGATCTCCTGCCTGCCTATTTGCTCACATTCTATGTAGCTACTGATTGCTGCTCACTTGCatgaatttcttctttctcccctAACTCGCAAAACAGCCAGACTTCTTCTATGATGAACTTTCAAGGAATTATTCAGACCATTAGTGTCAAAAGCACAGTGGTACTGCAGCCTTTCAGCGATTAGCCACGAGGTGTTTTCTCATGGGATATGCTCCATTCTCCAGCCTGCTGAGGGTGCTGTGTATTCAACTAATCCATGCTGAATTTTGTCTTTGCAGGTATTTAGGGTGGGGGTGGTAGAAAGAGTTGTTGGAGACTTGCCAGGAGgcctgggaaaataaaaaaaaaaaattctggcaaGAATTGGAGAACATGGAAATTGAggacaaaagaaagagagaagactTTTTATTCAGTGGTAATGACAGAATAACTATTTGTActtcatttatttacttaccATAGTAAtatcatctcctttttttttctctaggatTTTAACACAAGAACATGAAGACCACATTCTACCTCAGTTTGCTACTGGCTGGGTTTCATGCAGTTGCCCACAATCAGCTCCCACCCAGTGACCACAATGGACATGATCCAAATGACCCTAAACACCACATACATCATGGAGGTGAAGCGATCGCTTGCCTCAAACTTGTACCAAACAATGCTGACTTTGCATTCCAGTTTTTTAGGGAGGTTACACAGGAGACACCTAAtaagaacattttcttctctcctgtgAGCATCTCCACTGCATTTGCGATGTTGGCTCTTGGGGCTAGATCAGCCACGCAGTCTCAGATCCTGGAAGGACTCACCTTCAACCTTACAGAGATTCAGGAGAAAGAGATACATGAAGGCTTCCACAACTTAATCCACATGCTGAACCATCCTGAGGGCGGAGTCCAGCTCAACATGGGGAATGCCATCTTTGTAACAGAGAAGCTGAAACTCCTAAAAAAGTTTTTAGATGATGCCAAAGCTCTGTATCAGCTGGAGGCTTTTACCACTGACTTTAACAAACCCACAGAAGCTGAAAAGCACATCAATGATTATATAGAGAGGAAAACACATGGGAAAATTACTAATTTGGTCAAGGACATAGACCCACAAACTGTAATGCTTCTGGCtagctttgctttctttaaaggTAAGTTAAGTCTTCTAGGGTTCACATTCTCACTATTCATTCTTATCAACAGACCTCGTGTTGGCTACCTTGACTGAGAACTGGTCTGGGGAAAATTTTAAGTGCTCTTTTCTGGGCCAGAAGGTCCCCTAATGGCATAGTGGAGGTGGTGGAGAGGTTACAGGACCCCTCTCAGTAtgggaaggcagctggaggCCACACAGGCTTATTTCTGTTTGTgacagctccaggagctctgctccAAGCCACAGCCTTCCATGCAGCCTGATCTGGTGCTCCTGGGTTTAACCATAACTCCAATTGTTCCACGCTCTTCTAATTTTCAGTGAAGGCACTGAGACTTATACATGACCTAATGCCTCTTTTTCAAATTATGCATGATTCAATAGCCTAATTTACTacattcccttttttctttcccctatCTGAGTCCTTTATCCATACACACTAACATTTATATATGGGAGAAGATAGTAATGAATAGGGGAGAAAATTTTAAGGAACAAAGCAGAAACTGTGCATTTCTGATGTGGGTTAGATGTGCCCTTAAGACTGACATAACACCACTCAGATACGAGATCCTACATTATTTAATCTACAAATTGAGGCTTATAATTAAAGACAATAGAAATTAAGTGCATGCAGTATATGAGTACACAGATGATGTTTACAGAAAGGCCACTTAGATCCCCtgaacagaaaagcagtggTAGGTACAAAAAAACCTGCCTAATTATTTCACTACTGGCATCTGAAACGTAAATTGAAAGTGGAATCCAATGCACT from Corvus cornix cornix isolate S_Up_H32 chromosome 5, ASM73873v5, whole genome shotgun sequence encodes:
- the LOC109143411 gene encoding alpha-1-antiproteinase 2-like translates to MKTTFYLSLLLAGFHAVAHNQLPPSDHNGHDPNDPKHHIHHGGEAIACLKLVPNNADFAFQFFREVTQETPNKNIFFSPVSISTAFAMLALGARSATQSQILEGLTFNLTEIQEKEIHEGFHNLIHMLNHPEGGVQLNMGNAIFVTEKLKLLKKFLDDAKALYQLEAFTTDFNKPTEAEKHINDYIERKTHGKITNLVKDIDPQTVMLLASFAFFKGSWEKPFKPEHTEEREFFVDAETTVKVPMMHQMGRFDFYFDEELSCTVVRLHYNGSATAFLVLPAKGKMKQLEQTLDKETIQKWSDHLFQSFMDLYFPKFSISGSYEIRNTLSKMGIVDVFTNQADLSGITGTPELKVSKVVHKASLDVDERGTEAAAATAAEIMAVALPPTIEFSHPFLMLIFDRDTNSTLFIGKIVNPTIPS